CATCTCGGTGCGTAAGGCTGTCTTCAGCGAATGCGCAGACTCAGGTGCCTCGATCGTTAGCGATGGAGTTCTGACGATGTCGTGGCGCACGGCGTGTGGCTCAGGGCTGCTGATGCGCTCCGGTGAAGACAGCATCGTTGTCATTGTCGAGGCCCCGACCTGCTGAACGGTCGCTGCGCTTTCGCCTCCTTCGTCGGTGACGCTGCGCTCCATCGTGTCGGCTCCGCCGACTTGAATGGGTAGGTCGTTGGGCCGATGGAACCGCTGTGGTGGCCAAGGTTCTTGGTTCAGCTTTGCTGAACGGTCGCTGCGCTTTCGCCTCCTTCGTCGGTGACGCTGCGCTCCATCGTGTCGGCTCCGCCGACTTGAATGGGTAGGTAGGTCGTTTGCACAGCGCGGGGGTTGGGGTATCGTTATTGGCCAATGGCTCAAACAACTAAGAAACGTCGGGGTCAAGGGCGGAAAACGACGAGACGGTCGGGCTCCAAGCGATCGACCGCATCAAGAAAAACATCACAAAAGACCGGATTGCTTCCAGCGCTGCGAAGCATGAAAGTGCGGCTCCGAGATCGTCTCGGTCGTCAGACCGACGATGTCTGGGGCGTCGTTCTCCTTGTCGGAGCGATCCTTCTGGGCCTGTCGTTTTTCGACAAGGCGGGTCCCCTTGGCAACTGGTCACGCGACGGTCTCGAACTTCTATTTGGCCTGTGGGCGGTGTTCGTACCGCTGATTCTCGGGTACATCGGTTTTGCAATGGTCGGTTCGATACCGCGCAAAGATTACGCCAGGGTGACGATCGGGTTGCTCGTCGTGTTTGTGTCTTCAATGGCCCTGTTCCATCTGTTGACGGGTGCGGTAGCGCTAGAAGGTTCGCTCGAAGAGGTAGTTGAGCGGGGCGGTGTTCTCGGATCTTTGATTGCGTTTCCGCTCGACAGACTGATTGGTTTCACGGGGGCAGCCGTTGTGCTGTTGGTCAGTGTCGCGATGGGTGCCTTGGTGGTTTCGCGAGCGACGATACGAGACGTGTGGCTCACCGTCTTCGGGAGTTTCCGACGACTGCGAGGTTGGCTCGGTATGCAAGCCGCCGCGACTGTAACTGCTCCCGCCTCGGCCCCACGCCAGGCTGACATCATTGTTGACAATGCAGGCCCGAAGTCGAAGGCTCCGTCCAAACCGAAGATCGCCAAGACGTCGCCACAGAATACGAAACCTCCTGAGGCACGCAGACCCGCGATTCCTGCACCATCGGGGGACGGCTACACCCTACCGCCGCTCGAATTGCTTGATCGTGGCGAAGGCGCCCACCAACCTCGCAAAATGTTGGAACGCACCGCCCAGGACCTTGAGTCTGCGCTGCTTGAGCACGGCGTGGACGCCCGTTTAACAAGGATCGTGCCGGGTCCGACCGTGACCCGCTACGAGATCGAGCTTGCCCCCGGGGTCAAGGTTTCGAAAATCACGAGCCTCAGCCAGGACATCGCCTATGCGTTGGCGTCGGTCGACGTTCGTATTCTTGCGCCGATCCCGGGGAGAAGTGCGGTCGGTGTCGAGGTACCAAACCGAAAGCGTGAACTTGTCACCCTGGGCGACATCCTCACCGCCGCGCATGCTTCGGGGGACACTGATCCGCTCAGGATCGGACTAGGCAAAGACATTTCCGGCAATGCCCGAATGTTGAAGCTCGACGACCTGCCACATGTGCTGATTGCGGGTGCAACCGGCGCCGGCAAGTCTTCGTGTATCAATGCCCTTGTCGTGTCGATCCTGATGCGTGCGAAGCCCGACGAGGTTCGGATGATCATGGTCGACCCGAAGCGGGTCGAACTCGGCCAGTACAACGACATACCCCACCTGCTCACCAGAGTCATCACAAACCCGAAAAAGGCAGCGGACGCCCTCGAATGGGCAGTGAGTGAGATGGATCGTCGTTACGACCTGCTTGCGGATGCCGGGGTGCGCGATATCACCAGCTACCGCACCAAGTGGGAGGCCGGTGGCCTCGACAAGGACGCCTTCGACAAGTTCCCCCGCATCATCATCATCGTCGATGAGTTGAATGACCTGATGATGGTCGCCGGGCGGGTCGTCGAGGATTCCATTGTCCGCATTGCGCAGATGGCGCGGGCAATCGGGATACACCTTGTGCTCGCAACTCAGCGTCCCTCGGTGAACGTTATCACCGGGGTCATCAAGGCAAACATCCCGTCGAGGCTTGCGTTCTCGGTGTCATCGCAGACCGATTCACGGGTTATTCTCGATACGGTCGGTGCTGAAAAACTTATCGGTCTGGGGGATATGCTGGTCGTCACCGCGCGCGAACCAAAGCCAGAGCGGATCCAAGGCGCCTTTGTGTCTGAAGGTGAAGTGCGAGCGGTGGTGGAGTACGTGAAAGCCCAGTGCCAGGCGCAGTACGACGAGAAGGCCGTGTTTGAGGTTGCTCAGAAGAAGGCGTCGCTCAAAGAAGAGTACGACGGCGAGGATCCGACGCTGATGCGCCAAGCAATCGAGCTGATCGTCCGTAGTCAGCTTGGGTCGACATCGATGCTGCAGCGGAAACTACGGGTCGGGTTTGCACGTGCCGGACGCATCATGGACATCCTCGAAGAGCGCGGAATCGTCGGTCCCAGCGAAGGCTCCAAGGCCCGCGAAGTGCTGGTTACCGAGGAACAACTCGACGACCTGTTTGCGGAGTCGTCCTAACCGCTGATCGGCGACACCGGGTCTCGGCCCGTCGCAGTACCCTGTGCACAATGGAGATCTCGGCCCGATTTGATGCGCTGTCTAAGGGTGCAGCTACCTCGTTCCGGTTCTCTGGTCTTATCGAAACACTGGTTGCCTACACCACCGCTGATTGCGTTCGGCGTGTTTGATGAACGAACCGATGTGGAACCCATCACCAGCGGTCCGGTTGGCGCAACGTACTCGATATCGCCATGGCGGTCGCAGATCACCGAGCGCGAACACCGAGCCGGCGTCGATGCAATACGCGCCGCGATCCGGGCAGGCGACACCTACCAAGTGAACTACACGTTTCAACTTGAGGCTGACTTTGATGGTGATCCGCAAGCGTTCTACCGCGATCTCATCGCGACCTAACGCGGCCGCCACGGAGCGCTGATCGACTGCGGGCGGTTTCAGATTCTGTCCGCGTCCCCTGAACAGTTCTTCTCGCTGCGGGGGCGGCAGCTGCACATGACACCGATGAAGGGCACGTTGCCGCGGGGCCGGTGGCTTTCGGAGGACCGCGAACTGTCCGTCCAACTGGCTAAGTCACCGAAAGACCGCGCTGAGAACTTGATGATTGTTGATCTCATCCGCAACGACATCGGAAGAATCGCCGAATACGGGTCAGTCAAAGTCGACGACCTGTTTGCGGTCGAGCCATGCGAGACCGTGTGGCAGATGACGTCGAAGGTGCGAGCGATACTGCGGGTCGGTGGGATGGATGGGTCGTGACGACACTGGCGAGTTGCGGGCCGAATTCAACGTTGCGATTCGTACCGTCACGATCGACACACAGCGGGGCACCGCGACCTACGGCACCGGCGGTGCTATCACCTGGGAATCAGATCCGAGCAGCGAGTACGCCGAAACCCGGTGGAAAGCTCGCCTGCTCACCACCCGGCGGCCCGACATGCGCCTCATCGAAACCATGCGATGGGATCCCGAAGGCGGATTCATGTTCCTCAATGAACATCTCGACCGCATCGTCGAAAGCGGCATCTTTTTCGGGTTCGACGTTAGGCGAGGGGCAATTGTCGAGGCGCTGGAGCTAGTCGCGTCGTCTGCAAGCGCTCCACACATCACGCGGGTAGTGGTTGATCGGGCCGGTAGCGTCGAAGTCGAACAGCGCGAGCAGAGCCTCGCTTGTTTTGCGTCCGATCTGGTTGCGGATGCGAAGGCTGTTCACCTCGCGCTGAGCCCGACCCCAATCGATGTTGACGACGTGTTCTGGTATCACAAGACCACCCAGCGCAGCGGATATGACCGACGGCTCGAGGCGGTTGATGGCGAAGAGCCATCTACATGAATAGCTAGCTGCCTGTCCCCGCGAGGGTTTAAGGGCGGACGGAGTCGAGGAAGTCGAAGATGTCGACGCCGTCTGAGAGTGACCGCATGATGTGCCCTTCGCCGTCTCGGATGTCGAGTGTCACTGTGCCTCCGAGCGATTCCAGCGTATCGGCCGTCTCCCTCATGGGTCCGATCCAGCCGGGGTCCTCTCCACCGACAAACATCGCGACAGGCAGTTTTGCGAGATCGGCAAGGCTGCCCGCATCGGTGGGACCGGCTGGGAAGCCCGGGAACACCAGCACCGAGGCGAAACGTTCCGGCTCGAGGGTGGCGATACGAAAGGTGCTGCGCCCACCGTTGGACACACCTGCGATGTGGTACCGGCCGCCCTCAAGCTTGATCCAGGCAAGCTGGTCGAGGAATTCGGGGATGTACTGCTCTGAACCTTGGAAAAAGAGGACACCGTCTGGCGCGGCCGGTGTTATCACGACCCACCCGCGTTGCATCGCCTGTTCGGCGTAGGTCGATTCTGCAAGCGAAGTCATTAGCCCGACACTCTGATCCCCTGGTGGCAACGCCAGCAGAACGGGGTACTGCTTGTCCGAGTCGAAGTCCTTGGGGAGTATCAGTCCGTAGGTGATCTCGGTCCCGTCTGACATCGTGGTCCTACGAATGTCGACCGTTCCGGGTCTGAGGTCGTCGGGCGCAACAGGCGACGACTGTGGGGGTTCTGATGAGGTCGCCACTGCCGGTGCGCCCGACACCTGCGAGGAACTAGACGCGCCACCGCAAGCCGCAAGCCCGATCGCGAAAAGAAAAAGCACACGTCTCATAACCCAACAGTAGGACGTCACGATCATTACTCGTCCTCGGCACACACCGTGTGATCTGGCGGTTCAACCTGGACAGTGGTGTCGACTATCCCGAACCTGGTCTCGAGTAGGTCGGCTGCTTGGTCGAGCACGTCGTGGTGGTCGCCGCCGGCGGCCACCGTGATGGGCGCTGAAGCTACGTTTTCTCCAGTACTTACTGTCCACACATGCAACTTGTGGATACCGGTGACCGATTCGATCTCCGACAGGGACGACCTGACTTCGTCGATGTCGATACTCTCGGGGGCGATTTGGAGAAGAATCCGCATTGCTTTCTTGCCGAGGCGCCACGCCCGCGGGACGATGAAGACAGCGATCGCGGCACCGATGAGCGGGTCGATGATCTGCCACCCAGTGACCCATATGACGCCGGCCGCAAAGATCACGCCGATGGACCCGATCATGTCTGCCCATACTTCCAGGTAGGCGCCCTCGACGTTGATCGACTCATTGCAGCTTGCGCGCAGCAGCCGCATAACGATGATGTTCACGACAAGACCGACGATTGCAATAACAAGCATGATGTCCGACTCGACGTCGACTGGTGTGCCGAGGCGGATGATGGCGATCGCCATTGCAAGGCCGATGGTGTCGGTGACCATGTGTCCGGCGTCAGAGAGAAGCGCAAAAGATTGGGTGACAATGCCGCCCACGACTTCGGCGACCATGAACACCGAGATGAGGAAAAACGAAATCGTGAGGAGGCGGAGATGCGCGCTTCCCGACCCTTTCGGCACATGGTTGTGGTCTGCTCCTATTCCCAAAACTTAGCATAAAATGGGAAAACGCCGAAGCCCGGTGTGTCGAGTTGGTGTTCGCTGAGATGTGACTACGATCGCGGCGTCATGGGCGACTACCACGTACACCTACATCAACACGGCCCGTACTCCGGCACCGGGCCTCGGCCCGGCGAATACCCTGACGGGCTTATCGAGTCGTACATCGAGGCAGCCGCTGCCCGTGGCGTTACCGAGGTCGGATTTACAGAGCATCTTTACCGTTGTGTGGAGTCGGCGGATGCCCTCGGTCGGTTTTGGGAGCGCGAGCCGCGCACCGACCTCGCCGATCAGGCTGCTGTGTATGTCGCGCAGGAGCGCAAACTTTCGTTGGAACGTTACGTGGAGGTGGTCGAAGCCGCCAAAGACCAAGGCCTCGCCGTGAAACTCGGCCTCGAGATCGACTTTTTCCCCGACACGATGGCTGCGGTCCTTGATCTGATAGCGGACTATCCGTGGGACTTTCTTGTCGGCTCGGTGCATTGGATTGGCGGCTGGGCGTTCGACCAGGACGCCGTGTCATACGAATTTGACCGACGTGGTGTCTCCACAGCGTACGAAGAATATTTCGGATTGATCACCCAGCTTGCGGCGTCTGGCTCGGTGGATGTTCTTGCCCACATCGACCTCGTCAAGAAATTCGGGCATGTGTACCCAGGTTCCTCGGCCGAGCTGCACGAACCGGTTGTGAGCGCCGCGGCCGCCTCCGGTACTGCTGTGGAGGTATCGTCGGCCGGACTCTACAAACCGGTCAACGAGATGTATCCAGAGCGCGGATTGCTCGCAATGTTCAACACCGCCGGGGTCGCGATCACGCTTGCGTCAGATGCTCACGTGTTCAGCGAGTGCGGGCGTGACAACG
This window of the Acidobacteriota bacterium genome carries:
- a CDS encoding DNA translocase FtsK translates to MKVRLRDRLGRQTDDVWGVVLLVGAILLGLSFFDKAGPLGNWSRDGLELLFGLWAVFVPLILGYIGFAMVGSIPRKDYARVTIGLLVVFVSSMALFHLLTGAVALEGSLEEVVERGGVLGSLIAFPLDRLIGFTGAAVVLLVSVAMGALVVSRATIRDVWLTVFGSFRRLRGWLGMQAAATVTAPASAPRQADIIVDNAGPKSKAPSKPKIAKTSPQNTKPPEARRPAIPAPSGDGYTLPPLELLDRGEGAHQPRKMLERTAQDLESALLEHGVDARLTRIVPGPTVTRYEIELAPGVKVSKITSLSQDIAYALASVDVRILAPIPGRSAVGVEVPNRKRELVTLGDILTAAHASGDTDPLRIGLGKDISGNARMLKLDDLPHVLIAGATGAGKSSCINALVVSILMRAKPDEVRMIMVDPKRVELGQYNDIPHLLTRVITNPKKAADALEWAVSEMDRRYDLLADAGVRDITSYRTKWEAGGLDKDAFDKFPRIIIIVDELNDLMMVAGRVVEDSIVRIAQMARAIGIHLVLATQRPSVNVITGVIKANIPSRLAFSVSSQTDSRVILDTVGAEKLIGLGDMLVVTAREPKPERIQGAFVSEGEVRAVVEYVKAQCQAQYDEKAVFEVAQKKASLKEEYDGEDPTLMRQAIELIVRSQLGSTSMLQRKLRVGFARAGRIMDILEERGIVGPSEGSKAREVLVTEEQLDDLFAESS
- a CDS encoding cation transporter codes for the protein MVAEVVGGIVTQSFALLSDAGHMVTDTIGLAMAIAIIRLGTPVDVESDIMLVIAIVGLVVNIIVMRLLRASCNESINVEGAYLEVWADMIGSIGVIFAAGVIWVTGWQIIDPLIGAAIAVFIVPRAWRLGKKAMRILLQIAPESIDIDEVRSSLSEIESVTGIHKLHVWTVSTGENVASAPITVAAGGDHHDVLDQAADLLETRFGIVDTTVQVEPPDHTVCAEDE
- a CDS encoding chorismate-binding protein, which gives rise to MPTPPLIAFGVFDERTDVEPITSGPVGATYSISPWRSQITEREHRAGVDAIRAAIRAGDTYQVNYTFQLEADFDGDPQAFYRDLIAT
- a CDS encoding chorismate-binding protein, producing MIDCGRFQILSASPEQFFSLRGRQLHMTPMKGTLPRGRWLSEDRELSVQLAKSPKDRAENLMIVDLIRNDIGRIAEYGSVKVDDLFAVEPCETVWQMTSKVRAILRVGGMDGS
- a CDS encoding histidinol-phosphatase: MGDYHVHLHQHGPYSGTGPRPGEYPDGLIESYIEAAAARGVTEVGFTEHLYRCVESADALGRFWEREPRTDLADQAAVYVAQERKLSLERYVEVVEAAKDQGLAVKLGLEIDFFPDTMAAVLDLIADYPWDFLVGSVHWIGGWAFDQDAVSYEFDRRGVSTAYEEYFGLITQLAASGSVDVLAHIDLVKKFGHVYPGSSAELHEPVVSAAAASGTAVEVSSAGLYKPVNEMYPERGLLAMFNTAGVAITLASDAHVFSECGRDNDEVVRYSRAAGYSEYVVFDKREANSVPLRTLAQT
- a CDS encoding chorismate-binding protein, producing the protein MGRDDTGELRAEFNVAIRTVTIDTQRGTATYGTGGAITWESDPSSEYAETRWKARLLTTRRPDMRLIETMRWDPEGGFMFLNEHLDRIVESGIFFGFDVRRGAIVEALELVASSASAPHITRVVVDRAGSVEVEQREQSLACFASDLVADAKAVHLALSPTPIDVDDVFWYHKTTQRSGYDRRLEAVDGEEPST